One bacterium DNA window includes the following coding sequences:
- a CDS encoding ComEA family DNA-binding protein, translating to MNFRNWGENAYKFFEYFGLRRQEAVVLCVLAGITLMGGLVGLIKETYRDDTIEITSVPYPKSKARPYPQKSENDSTVSVWFSRQDTLQTLFRKGVARDSIQRFIIKTNDAPARVVRINQADVQEISSLPGVGPKIAARIIEYRNKNGPFSKLEDIQNVKGVGKKLIEKIRPFIDIN from the coding sequence ATGAATTTTAGGAATTGGGGCGAAAACGCTTATAAATTTTTTGAATATTTTGGTCTGAGACGGCAGGAGGCCGTTGTTCTTTGTGTGCTGGCGGGAATAACTCTGATGGGCGGATTGGTCGGTCTGATAAAAGAAACGTATCGTGATGACACGATAGAAATTACATCCGTTCCTTATCCCAAGAGCAAGGCCCGTCCTTATCCTCAGAAGTCTGAAAATGACAGCACGGTTTCAGTATGGTTTTCACGCCAAGATACGTTGCAAACATTATTCCGTAAAGGTGTTGCTCGGGATTCGATCCAGCGGTTTATAATAAAAACAAACGATGCGCCCGCACGAGTGGTTCGAATCAATCAAGCGGATGTGCAAGAAATAAGTTCGCTTCCCGGTGTCGGTCCTAAGATAGCGGCACGTATTATCGAATACCGGAATAAAAACGGGCCGTTTTCTAAGTTGGAAGATATTCAAAATGTCAAAGGTGTCGGGAAGAAACTCATTGAAAAAATTAGGCCATTCATAGATATTAACTGA
- the dnaJ gene encoding molecular chaperone DnaJ, translated as MAKRDYYEVLSVSKNASLDEIKKSYRKLAMQYHPDKNPGDKSAEEKFKEIAEAYSVLSDEQKRAQYDRFGHDGMRGMGQQGFSDINDIFSHFSDIFEGFGFGDAFGGGRGRSSRSNRGADLEVKLKLTLQEIAEGVTKKIKLRKRKSCESCNGSGAAAGSSRKTCSVCHGSGQVRQVSRSVFGQFVNIAACRNCEGQGTIVEKPCSTCKGDGVTMGETVISVKVPAGVTTGNYIPLRGQGHAAPHGGESGDVIVVLEEIEDEIFERHGDDVLLNVNITFPQAVLGDEVEVPTLFGKAKLTIPGGIQSGKILRMRGKGIPHLNGSGSGDQLIRVAVHTPSKISDKERRLIEELMGYDNFRSPNSNDTSFFKKIKEAFTA; from the coding sequence ATGGCTAAACGCGACTACTACGAAGTGCTGAGTGTTTCCAAGAACGCTTCGTTGGATGAAATCAAGAAATCGTACCGCAAATTGGCGATGCAATATCATCCGGATAAAAATCCGGGAGATAAGTCCGCAGAAGAAAAATTTAAAGAGATTGCGGAAGCGTATTCCGTGTTGAGCGATGAACAAAAGCGCGCTCAATATGATCGTTTTGGTCATGACGGTATGCGCGGCATGGGTCAGCAAGGATTCAGCGACATCAATGATATTTTTTCACACTTTAGTGATATTTTCGAAGGCTTTGGTTTCGGTGATGCATTTGGCGGTGGGCGCGGGCGCAGTAGCCGTTCCAATCGCGGCGCTGATCTGGAAGTTAAGTTGAAACTAACGCTGCAGGAGATCGCCGAAGGGGTTACTAAAAAGATAAAGCTTCGTAAACGCAAGTCCTGTGAATCCTGTAACGGAAGTGGTGCAGCCGCCGGATCATCGCGAAAAACGTGTAGTGTATGTCACGGTTCGGGTCAGGTAAGACAAGTTTCGCGATCGGTATTCGGCCAATTTGTGAATATTGCTGCGTGCCGCAATTGCGAAGGTCAGGGAACTATAGTTGAAAAACCCTGCTCAACCTGCAAGGGTGACGGAGTGACCATGGGTGAAACGGTGATCAGTGTCAAAGTTCCAGCCGGTGTCACTACAGGAAATTATATTCCGCTTCGGGGGCAAGGTCATGCCGCACCGCATGGAGGGGAATCGGGCGATGTGATTGTCGTTCTCGAAGAAATTGAAGATGAAATTTTCGAACGGCACGGTGATGATGTGTTGCTCAACGTAAATATCACGTTCCCTCAAGCGGTTTTAGGGGATGAAGTGGAAGTGCCGACACTATTTGGAAAAGCCAAGTTAACGATTCCGGGAGGTATTCAATCCGGCAAAATACTGCGCATGCGCGGCAAAGGCATTCCGCATCTCAATGGTTCCGGTTCCGGAGATCAATTGATTCGTGTCGCCGTACACACACCTTCTAAGATCAGCGACAAAGAACGCCGACTTATCGAAGAACTTATGGGTTATGATAATTTTAGATCGCCGAATAGTAATGACACGAGTTTTTTTAAAAAAATAAAGGAAGCATTTACGGCATAA
- a CDS encoding ATP-dependent Clp protease ATP-binding subunit — protein sequence MKNNFSSRVQLVVKLSQEEAIRLGHDYIGTEHLLLGLIREGEGVAVKVLKNLAMDLEKLKRAIEDMVKPVTDNTVIGNPPLTKRAEKILKSTYVEAKNFKSDVIGTEHLLLALIKEKDCLAAQVLSMFNIDYETVRKELTNIMSGTQTPTNPTAKKPEPKKSKTPALDHFGRDLTQYAEENRLDPIIGRDEEIERVAQILSRRKKNNPVLIGEPGVGKTAIAEGLALRIVQKKVPRVLLGKRIVTLDVGALVAGTKYRGQFEERVKAIMSELEKTTEVILFIDELHTIVGAGGASGSLDASNMFKPALSRGELQCIGATTLDEYRQYIEKDGALERRFQKVIVDPPSVEETLEILRQIKHKYEEHHRVTYTDEALVQAVRLSDRYITDRHLPDKAIDVMDEAGSRTHIMNIVVPEEIVALEQEIERVRTEKDFVIKNQKFEKAAELRDVEKRLTEQLRVAKEEWEKKEDTQVVEVGEEQIAHVVAMMTGIPVNRVAQSESEKLLKMENVLCSRIIGQDDAIQSVTRAIRRTRAGLKDPNRPIGSFIFLGPTGVGKTQFAKELAYYLFENADALVRIDMSEYMEKFSVSRLVGPPPGYVGYEEGGQLTEKIRRKPYSVVLMDEIEKAHPDVFNILLQVLDDGILTDSLGRKVSFKNTVIIMTSNVGAREMSKTDGFGFSTKDNGEDEYQRMKAKAEEATKKLFNPEFLNRIDEVIVFRALTKEHVLRIIDVSLDDVRKKLKERNMTLHLTDAAKEFVATKGFDPVYGARPLRRAIQKHIEDAVAEKILKGEFSDGSLVSIELRDGELAFVEMAHEAV from the coding sequence ATGAAAAATAATTTTTCCAGCCGTGTCCAACTGGTCGTAAAATTATCGCAGGAAGAAGCCATCCGGCTCGGCCACGATTATATCGGTACAGAGCATCTTTTATTGGGTTTGATTCGCGAAGGCGAAGGCGTCGCCGTCAAAGTGCTCAAAAATCTGGCTATGGATTTAGAAAAACTGAAACGTGCTATCGAAGATATGGTAAAACCGGTAACGGATAATACGGTCATCGGTAATCCGCCGCTTACCAAACGAGCCGAAAAAATTTTGAAATCCACGTACGTGGAGGCCAAAAATTTTAAATCGGATGTTATCGGTACCGAACATCTTTTACTTGCGTTGATCAAAGAAAAAGATTGTCTTGCTGCGCAGGTTTTATCCATGTTCAACATTGATTACGAAACGGTAAGAAAGGAGCTGACCAATATCATGAGCGGAACGCAGACTCCTACGAATCCCACAGCCAAAAAACCGGAACCTAAAAAAAGTAAGACACCTGCCCTGGATCACTTTGGTCGTGATCTCACGCAGTATGCCGAAGAAAATCGCCTTGATCCGATCATCGGTCGTGATGAAGAAATCGAACGCGTTGCACAGATCCTATCCCGCAGAAAAAAGAATAATCCTGTTTTGATTGGCGAACCCGGCGTAGGGAAAACAGCTATCGCCGAAGGTCTGGCGCTGCGTATCGTTCAGAAAAAAGTTCCCCGTGTGCTTTTGGGTAAACGAATCGTAACTCTGGATGTTGGTGCGCTGGTGGCCGGTACAAAATACCGCGGCCAATTTGAAGAGCGCGTCAAAGCGATCATGAGTGAGCTGGAAAAAACCACGGAAGTGATATTATTCATAGACGAACTGCATACGATCGTCGGGGCCGGCGGAGCAAGTGGGTCTTTGGACGCATCAAATATGTTCAAGCCTGCGCTGTCCCGCGGCGAACTTCAGTGTATCGGCGCTACCACACTGGATGAATATCGTCAATATATTGAAAAAGACGGTGCGCTTGAACGCCGCTTTCAAAAAGTGATCGTTGATCCCCCATCGGTCGAAGAAACCCTTGAAATTTTGCGTCAAATAAAACACAAATACGAAGAACATCATCGCGTCACGTACACGGACGAAGCGCTGGTGCAAGCCGTTCGTTTGTCGGATCGTTACATCACGGATCGCCATCTTCCCGATAAAGCGATTGATGTGATGGATGAAGCCGGTTCCCGCACGCACATTATGAATATCGTCGTGCCGGAAGAAATTGTTGCGCTTGAGCAGGAAATAGAACGCGTTCGTACGGAAAAAGATTTTGTTATAAAAAATCAAAAATTCGAAAAAGCCGCAGAGTTGCGTGATGTCGAAAAACGATTAACGGAACAGCTTCGCGTGGCGAAAGAGGAATGGGAAAAGAAAGAGGATACACAAGTCGTCGAAGTCGGTGAAGAGCAGATTGCTCACGTAGTTGCGATGATGACGGGTATTCCTGTCAATCGTGTTGCACAAAGCGAGTCGGAAAAATTACTCAAAATGGAAAATGTTTTGTGCAGTCGTATCATCGGTCAAGATGATGCGATACAGTCGGTAACGCGCGCCATCCGCCGCACCCGTGCAGGACTCAAAGATCCTAATCGTCCTATCGGTTCGTTTATTTTCCTCGGTCCGACCGGTGTGGGAAAAACACAATTTGCCAAAGAATTGGCTTATTATCTTTTTGAAAATGCCGATGCGTTGGTGCGTATTGATATGTCGGAATATATGGAAAAATTTTCCGTGAGCCGTTTAGTCGGTCCGCCTCCGGGATATGTCGGCTACGAAGAAGGCGGTCAGCTTACGGAAAAAATTCGCCGTAAACCGTACAGCGTCGTACTTATGGATGAAATCGAAAAAGCCCATCCGGATGTTTTTAATATTCTTTTACAAGTTCTAGATGACGGCATCCTCACGGATAGTCTTGGCCGCAAGGTGAGTTTTAAAAATACCGTGATTATCATGACATCTAATGTCGGCGCACGGGAGATGAGTAAGACCGACGGTTTTGGTTTCTCAACCAAAGATAACGGTGAAGATGAATATCAGCGTATGAAAGCCAAAGCAGAAGAGGCAACCAAGAAGCTTTTTAATCCTGAATTTCTCAACCGTATTGATGAAGTGATCGTATTCCGCGCACTGACTAAAGAGCATGTGCTTCGTATTATTGACGTATCGCTGGACGACGTTCGTAAGAAACTCAAAGAGCGTAATATGACACTGCATCTGACGGATGCGGCAAAAGAGTTTGTCGCCACCAAAGGATTTGATCCGGTGTATGGTGCCCGACCGCTACGCAGAGCAATCCAGAAACATATCGAAGATGCTGTTGCTGAAAAGATATTAAAAGGTGAGTTTTCGGACGGAAGCCTTGTGTCTATTGAACTGCGTGATGGGGAATTGGCGTTTGTGGAAATGGCGCACGAAGCAGTTTAG
- a CDS encoding sigma-70 family RNA polymerase sigma factor: MAHYVEHNNDLIDKYLQEIGAVPLLTSEEEIALAQRIREGDERALEHLTKANLRFVVSVAKQYQGQGLSLNDLINEGNIGLIKAAKRFDETRGFKFISYAVWWIRQAILQALAEQSRVVRIPLNKIGTLNKIGRVYSDLVQEFEREPSAEEIAEQLEISELEVHDTLQMSGRHISVDEPIYDSDNNTLIDVIENEQQAPPDHDLVNESLKIEIERALDSLSARESEVIRLYFGLENDHPMTLEEIGIRFQLTRERVRQIKEKAIRRLRHTSRSHVLRHYLG; the protein is encoded by the coding sequence ATGGCTCATTATGTCGAACACAATAATGATCTCATTGACAAGTATCTGCAGGAAATCGGCGCGGTACCGCTCCTGACATCCGAAGAAGAGATCGCGCTGGCACAGCGCATACGCGAGGGTGATGAACGGGCGCTCGAACATCTGACCAAAGCCAATCTCCGTTTTGTCGTCAGCGTAGCCAAACAATATCAAGGTCAAGGCCTCTCTCTCAATGACCTTATCAACGAAGGTAATATCGGACTGATCAAAGCCGCGAAACGATTTGATGAAACGCGCGGATTCAAGTTTATTTCTTATGCCGTATGGTGGATTCGTCAGGCCATACTTCAGGCGCTTGCCGAACAATCTCGCGTCGTTCGTATTCCGCTCAATAAAATCGGAACGCTTAATAAAATCGGTCGCGTGTATAGTGATTTGGTACAGGAATTCGAGCGTGAACCCAGTGCCGAAGAGATCGCGGAGCAGTTGGAAATTTCCGAGCTCGAAGTACACGATACGTTACAAATGTCCGGACGGCACATCTCGGTTGATGAACCGATTTACGATTCAGATAATAATACGCTGATTGATGTCATCGAAAACGAGCAGCAGGCGCCGCCGGATCACGATCTTGTCAACGAGTCTTTGAAAATTGAAATCGAACGTGCGCTCGACAGTTTATCTGCACGTGAGTCGGAAGTGATACGTTTGTACTTCGGCCTCGAAAATGATCATCCGATGACATTGGAAGAAATAGGTATACGTTTTCAGTTAACGCGTGAGCGTGTCCGTCAAATCAAAGAAAAAGCGATTCGCCGTCTGCGCCACACTTCGCGAAGTCATGTATTACGGCACTATTTGGGTTAA
- a CDS encoding EutN/CcmL family microcompartment protein: MNMARIIGTVWATKKHPSIEGCRLQIIQPVDSELKHVGGPIVATDSVGAGQPNELVYYVTSGEAPIPLDRKAPTDATIIGIVDRIDR; encoded by the coding sequence ATGAATATGGCGCGCATCATCGGCACGGTTTGGGCTACTAAAAAACATCCTTCTATCGAAGGGTGCCGTTTACAGATCATCCAGCCGGTGGATTCAGAATTGAAGCATGTCGGCGGCCCGATCGTGGCGACCGACTCGGTAGGCGCCGGACAGCCTAATGAATTAGTTTATTATGTAACATCGGGTGAGGCGCCGATCCCTCTGGATCGTAAAGCGCCTACCGATGCAACAATTATAGGAATTGTAGACCGTATAGATCGTTAA
- a CDS encoding cupin domain-containing protein, with translation MSNKINLADKFETFSDTWHPRIVGELNGQHVKLVKVSGEFVWHHHDHEDEMFYVVRGCLKMEFRDRTEIINPGEFIIVPRGVEHRPVSDVETEIMLFEPATTVNTGNLKNERTRENLQHI, from the coding sequence ATCTCAAATAAAATTAATCTCGCGGATAAGTTTGAAACTTTTTCCGATACATGGCATCCGCGTATCGTGGGCGAACTGAATGGTCAGCATGTCAAGTTAGTCAAAGTTTCTGGTGAATTTGTTTGGCATCATCATGATCATGAGGACGAAATGTTTTACGTGGTTCGCGGTTGTTTGAAAATGGAATTTCGCGATCGAACGGAAATCATCAATCCGGGTGAATTTATCATCGTGCCGCGCGGTGTGGAACACCGGCCGGTTTCTGACGTAGAAACGGAGATCATGCTTTTTGAGCCGGCAACGACCGTAAATACCGGGAATCTCAAAAACGAACGCACACGCGAGAATTTGCAGCATATATGA
- a CDS encoding EutN/CcmL family microcompartment protein: MVLGKVIGSVWATRKDQKLTGVKLLIVRSIGLDYKEKDAFVVAADSVGAGVGEVVLYCTGSSARQTEATENRPVDAVIMAIVDKMEVHP; this comes from the coding sequence ATGGTTCTAGGTAAAGTTATAGGTTCTGTATGGGCCACACGGAAAGACCAAAAACTCACGGGCGTGAAGCTGTTGATTGTGCGCAGTATAGGATTGGACTACAAAGAAAAAGACGCTTTCGTGGTGGCGGCCGATTCCGTCGGGGCCGGCGTCGGTGAAGTGGTGCTGTATTGCACCGGCAGTTCGGCACGACAAACCGAAGCGACAGAAAATCGGCCGGTTGATGCGGTTATTATGGCTATTGTTGATAAAATGGAAGTACATCCTTGA
- a CDS encoding diguanylate cyclase, producing MPFTSYVLRISAFLLVFISGVILASVFFNTAITLIMGAVVLAAFVIAARWIAARREKPVEKYKVSGNTIRRPVTHPHTVETASGSIVREEDHAMEILDDTQASLMFNQTADGVIAIMHDTLQAHSTFLYLCHDDSGECLPQSFRSESRDFIPEKSFRYGDYAPFHQVIQTKESLVMDLREPGTTPVPYYRTAVPVKHLVIIPLMRKGAVLGLLGVDRITDTALTEQEFDAIKQYGRLILLSIQSIDGVYMKNKLRRLSQSLREFSERLSLAGMETQTMICLKEQIQNTLRFDRMHIWLRHGAEEIRLAEAGGSAVYDKESMVRLDGTMIEKVMTKRRRLYISDVTSIDRTSVNSELELNYLASVVVIPICDQDHCFGVLVIEQGQKNAYDVYEVQFLETACNSAGLALARIALDQHLSKNANEGERNTATEEQTFMKNVVSEIHRAKRFETSFSVLVFQVDYVKNIYEAFGVEAGDLALEKITEILKNGIRLIDNLARLSHDRFGVLLVESKRKEAVECAGRILNALESAVIHSGDEEIPLTATVGVVTYGTDGTEADALMHRANVALVNAKKLNERRIACAD from the coding sequence ATGCCCTTTACTTCCTACGTCCTGCGCATTTCGGCATTCCTCCTCGTTTTCATTTCGGGAGTCATCCTCGCGTCGGTTTTTTTTAATACGGCCATTACATTGATCATGGGTGCTGTCGTTCTGGCCGCCTTTGTGATAGCTGCACGATGGATCGCCGCTCGTCGTGAAAAACCGGTTGAAAAATATAAAGTCTCCGGCAATACGATACGACGCCCCGTCACGCACCCGCATACCGTGGAAACCGCTTCCGGGTCGATCGTTCGCGAAGAAGATCACGCGATGGAAATACTGGATGATACGCAGGCTTCGCTTATGTTCAATCAGACAGCGGATGGCGTGATCGCTATCATGCACGATACATTGCAAGCCCATTCTACCTTTTTGTATCTATGCCATGACGATAGCGGCGAATGTTTACCGCAAAGTTTCCGAAGTGAAAGCCGTGATTTTATACCTGAAAAATCGTTTCGATACGGCGATTATGCGCCGTTTCATCAGGTGATTCAAACCAAGGAATCACTTGTTATGGATTTGCGCGAACCCGGTACGACGCCCGTTCCGTATTATCGTACCGCAGTACCCGTTAAACATTTGGTGATTATTCCGTTGATGCGAAAAGGTGCTGTGCTCGGTCTCCTTGGCGTGGATCGTATTACGGACACGGCGTTAACCGAACAGGAGTTTGACGCGATCAAGCAGTACGGACGCCTCATACTTTTGTCTATTCAAAGTATTGACGGCGTGTATATGAAAAACAAGCTCCGCCGCCTTTCCCAGAGTTTACGCGAATTTAGCGAGCGCCTGAGCCTTGCGGGTATGGAAACGCAAACGATGATTTGCCTGAAAGAACAGATTCAAAACACGCTTCGTTTTGATCGTATGCATATATGGCTGCGACATGGCGCGGAGGAAATACGATTGGCGGAGGCCGGTGGCAGCGCGGTATACGATAAAGAATCTATGGTTCGGCTTGACGGTACGATGATCGAAAAAGTTATGACGAAACGGCGTCGGCTTTATATATCCGATGTGACATCCATTGACCGGACTTCGGTAAACAGCGAATTGGAATTGAATTACCTTGCTTCCGTCGTGGTCATCCCGATCTGTGATCAGGACCATTGTTTTGGTGTGCTGGTGATCGAACAAGGCCAAAAAAACGCATACGATGTGTATGAAGTGCAGTTTCTTGAAACCGCCTGCAATAGCGCAGGACTCGCATTGGCGCGTATCGCTCTGGATCAGCATTTATCTAAAAACGCAAACGAAGGCGAACGCAATACGGCAACGGAGGAACAAACGTTTATGAAAAACGTCGTGTCCGAGATACATCGCGCTAAAAGATTTGAAACTTCGTTTAGTGTTCTGGTTTTTCAGGTAGACTATGTCAAGAATATTTATGAAGCTTTCGGTGTAGAAGCCGGTGATTTAGCGCTTGAAAAAATAACAGAAATTTTAAAAAATGGGATACGGCTTATTGATAACCTTGCTCGTTTGAGTCACGACCGATTTGGGGTGTTACTTGTAGAAAGTAAAAGGAAAGAAGCGGTAGAATGTGCAGGCCGGATACTCAACGCGCTCGAATCGGCGGTGATTCATTCCGGCGATGAAGAGATTCCGTTGACCGCAACGGTCGGTGTGGTTACATATGGTACGGATGGTACTGAAGCCGACGCACTGATGCACCGTGCTAATGTTGCTTTAGTGAATGCTAAAAAACTTAATGAGCGCCGCATTGCATGCGCAGATTAG
- the ptsP gene encoding phosphoenolpyruvate--protein phosphotransferase, translated as MPSTKRNKSETSESLAIKGLGVSDGFAIGPVYVLHADNFRIHERTLKSEDEIVQETSRFQQALDITREQLDQLIRDAKSKYGKEYSAILESHFLMLEDQEMIRGTLKNIKSVKMNAEAAFAAVMDKFKTGFLKSNNEYLRERANDLEDVKRRLLGNLLGQQRSFDIPEASVIVADTIKPSDIAGIDRNKILGFVSEAGSKLSHFSIVARSLNIPAIVGIANLTGIISKDDTLLLDGHTGELIINPDKKDIDRIKTKSRQIAKKETDLETVAKLPCVTNDGYEVALCANVELPEEVENALHLGAQGIGLYRTEYMLFSARELPDEETQYREYRRIAEKNHPHKITMRTFDVGGDKIPLEILTAKGYVHEDNPFLGWRAIRIALEYPDFFIPQIRAMLRLSSEFNVEIMIPMVINLSEMREAKRIIEQCKQELRRQDIPFNENIPVGMMIETPGAAILAQEFAAEVDFFSIGTNDLVQYTLAVDRGNPKVSGLYNCFHPAILRLIKQTIAAGHQRKIHVAMCGEMASNPYAAILLLGMGLHEFSVLPPVLTKIKKIIRSVSKTEAEAFASEILVMSDVAEIEKKVSLRTKAILG; from the coding sequence ATGCCTTCGACCAAACGAAATAAATCCGAAACATCGGAGTCTCTAGCCATCAAAGGGTTGGGTGTTTCCGACGGATTTGCGATCGGGCCGGTCTACGTACTTCACGCCGATAATTTTCGTATCCACGAACGCACGCTCAAAAGCGAAGACGAGATTGTACAAGAAACATCACGGTTCCAACAAGCGCTCGATATCACACGAGAGCAGCTGGATCAGCTTATCCGGGACGCTAAATCCAAATACGGTAAAGAATACAGCGCGATCCTTGAATCACATTTTCTGATGCTCGAGGATCAGGAAATGATCCGCGGCACGCTGAAAAATATCAAGTCCGTCAAAATGAATGCCGAAGCGGCATTTGCGGCCGTGATGGATAAATTTAAAACCGGTTTTCTTAAGTCCAATAATGAGTATCTCCGCGAACGGGCTAACGATTTGGAGGATGTCAAACGCCGTTTGTTGGGCAACTTGCTTGGTCAGCAGCGTTCTTTTGATATTCCTGAAGCATCGGTCATCGTCGCGGATACGATCAAGCCGTCCGACATTGCGGGTATTGATCGCAATAAAATATTAGGATTTGTATCGGAAGCCGGAAGCAAATTATCGCATTTTTCTATCGTTGCGCGTTCGCTCAATATTCCGGCCATCGTAGGTATCGCCAACCTGACAGGTATCATAAGCAAAGACGATACCTTGCTTCTTGATGGTCATACCGGCGAACTGATCATCAATCCCGATAAAAAAGACATTGATCGCATCAAAACAAAATCGCGCCAGATCGCCAAAAAAGAAACCGATTTGGAAACGGTGGCCAAACTACCGTGCGTCACAAACGATGGATACGAAGTTGCGCTTTGTGCCAACGTTGAACTTCCCGAAGAAGTAGAAAACGCCTTACATCTCGGAGCGCAAGGCATCGGGCTTTATCGGACGGAATATATGCTCTTTTCGGCGCGTGAGTTGCCGGATGAGGAGACGCAGTATCGCGAATACCGACGTATTGCCGAAAAAAACCATCCGCATAAAATAACGATGCGTACATTTGATGTCGGCGGTGATAAAATTCCGCTGGAAATACTCACCGCTAAAGGTTATGTCCACGAAGACAATCCGTTTCTCGGTTGGCGGGCGATCCGTATCGCTTTGGAATATCCGGATTTTTTTATTCCGCAGATTCGCGCCATGCTGCGCCTTTCATCGGAATTTAATGTCGAAATCATGATTCCGATGGTCATTAATTTGAGTGAAATGCGGGAGGCCAAACGCATTATCGAACAATGCAAACAGGAATTGCGACGGCAAGATATTCCTTTCAATGAAAATATTCCTGTCGGCATGATGATCGAAACGCCCGGCGCAGCGATCTTGGCTCAGGAATTTGCGGCCGAGGTGGATTTTTTTAGTATTGGCACGAATGATCTTGTTCAGTACACGCTGGCTGTAGATCGCGGCAACCCTAAAGTATCCGGGCTGTACAATTGTTTTCATCCGGCTATTTTGAGACTCATAAAACAAACCATTGCTGCAGGGCATCAACGCAAAATCCATGTTGCTATGTGCGGTGAAATGGCCAGTAATCCTTATGCGGCTATACTTCTTTTGGGTATGGGTTTGCACGAATTCAGCGTGCTTCCTCCTGTACTCACCAAAATCAAAAAGATAATCCGAAGCGTTTCCAAAACAGAAGCTGAAGCGTTTGCATCGGAAATACTGGTCATGTCCGATGTGGCGGAAATAGAAAAAAAAGTTTCCCTTCGCACCAAAGCGATTCTAGGTTAA
- a CDS encoding HPr family phosphocarrier protein yields MIEREITVINKAGVHARPSAMIVKTASQFDSEVFLSCDGTEVNAKSIMSVMMLAAAQGSVVKIKTEGSDEMQAADAIAALFASKFNEE; encoded by the coding sequence ATGATCGAAAGGGAAATCACCGTTATCAATAAAGCCGGCGTCCATGCACGCCCGTCGGCGATGATCGTTAAAACCGCAAGCCAGTTTGATTCCGAAGTGTTTTTATCGTGCGACGGCACTGAAGTCAATGCCAAAAGTATCATGAGCGTCATGATGCTTGCGGCAGCTCAAGGCAGCGTCGTAAAAATAAAAACCGAGGGTTCCGACGAAATGCAAGCGGCCGATGCGATCGCGGCTTTGTTTGCTTCCAAATTCAACGAAGAATAA
- a CDS encoding polyprenyl synthetase family protein, with the protein MKHAPLKTEPIVKEIDKAIKVYLAKRNPTTLYDPARYLFQSGGKRMRAVMTVLSCALFEKNYKKSFPAAAAVELLHNFSLVHDDIMDNDDLRRGRETIHKKWNANVAILTGDLLHALAFKSLNGSPESVLPRVLDIFSDAYIGLVEGQALDKEFEKRSDIKLTDYLKMIELKTAGLFAAAAQIGAVVGKADFKKEQALRDYGYYCGMAFQIQDDLLDVIGDEATLGKDICSDLMEGKKSYIALHCVQDKYGKDFLSVFQNVTDPDILKRVIEDFRKFIQKTGIQEKTEKAIAKYVQSAVQSLDRIKDSSAKAQLVAIAHRAGQRKN; encoded by the coding sequence GTGAAACATGCACCTCTAAAGACAGAGCCCATTGTCAAAGAAATTGACAAAGCGATCAAAGTTTATTTAGCTAAACGTAATCCGACTACTCTTTACGATCCGGCGCGTTATCTTTTTCAAAGCGGCGGCAAGCGAATGCGTGCAGTGATGACCGTATTGTCCTGCGCATTGTTTGAAAAAAATTATAAAAAATCATTCCCTGCCGCAGCGGCTGTGGAGCTTTTGCATAATTTTTCACTGGTCCATGACGATATTATGGACAATGATGACTTGCGGCGGGGACGGGAAACCATACATAAAAAATGGAATGCAAACGTCGCTATTCTCACCGGTGACTTATTGCATGCTTTGGCTTTCAAATCATTAAATGGTTCTCCTGAATCCGTATTACCTCGTGTATTGGATATTTTTTCGGATGCCTATATCGGATTGGTCGAAGGCCAAGCATTGGATAAAGAGTTTGAAAAACGTTCGGATATAAAACTCACTGATTATCTTAAAATGATCGAACTGAAAACCGCCGGTTTATTTGCCGCCGCCGCCCAGATCGGTGCTGTAGTCGGAAAAGCGGACTTCAAAAAAGAGCAAGCTTTACGTGATTACGGTTATTATTGCGGTATGGCGTTTCAGATTCAGGACGATTTACTGGATGTGATCGGGGATGAAGCGACGCTGGGTAAAGATATATGCAGCGATCTTATGGAGGGAAAAAAATCGTACATCGCGCTTCATTGTGTACAGGATAAATACGGCAAAGATTTTCTTTCCGTTTTTCAGAATGTCACCGACCCCGATATTCTCAAACGTGTTATCGAAGATTTTAGAAAATTCATTCAAAAAACGGGTATTCAGGAAAAAACGGAAAAGGCGATTGCCAAGTATGTCCAATCGGCCGTTCAAAGTCTGGACCGCATCAAAGATAGCAGCGCCAAAGCCCAATTGGTAGCTATCGCACACCGCGCCGGACAGCGTAAAAACTGA